In a genomic window of Brassica rapa cultivar Chiifu-401-42 chromosome A10, CAAS_Brap_v3.01, whole genome shotgun sequence:
- the LOC103844927 gene encoding 4-substituted benzoates-glutamate ligase GH3.12: MDLKKLTSNVKHIQDDVLKEILTLNAKTEYLRGYLHGSCDKELFKKNVPVVSYDDVKPYIERVVNGEPSNVISGKPITRFLFSSGTTAGKQKIFPVNNKFFEDMSFIIALRLFVISKHFEGGQKGKALTLFFTRPQSTMPSGLPISTSFTGYLLSDSFKNRPSNCFTSPDEVTLCPDNKQTMYCHLLCGLRLRDEVVNVTATFASSLVGAITFLESYWKEMCSNIRYGHVSEWITDLSCRDAVNNILGGGNSELADRIEEECNTKSWEGIITRLWPKVKFIQSTVTGQNSQCIPMLEFYSNNVPLISTVYASSETMFGINMNPFCKPQDVSYTFIPTLSYFEFILADEGNKGEIVDLGNVKIGSYYEPLITNYYGLHRYRMGDILQVSGFYNDAPQFRFVRRKNVVLSVSLEVTTEEDILKALNNATLVLKSSDLVLMGFTCYADISTLPGHYIFYWELKSKTISDIVKLDNKVLVECCCVMEESLCALYRELRSNDGSIGALEIRVVQQETFNSLMELAISQGASPSQYKTPICINSSEASAVLESNVLACFFSDKSPTL; this comes from the exons ATGGATCTAAAGAAGTTAACATCAAATGTGAAGCACATACAAGATGATGTATTAAAGGAGATACTTACGCTTAATGCTAAAACAGAGTATCTCCGAGGCTACCTCCATGGAAGCTGTGATAAAGAGTTATTCAAGAAGAACGTACCGGTAGTAAGCTACGATGATGTTAAGCCTTATATCGAACGAGTTGTGAATGGAGAACCTTCAAATGTCATTTCTGGAAAACCCATTACTCGATTTCTCTTCAG CTCAGGAACTACTGCAGGGAAACAAAAGATCTTCCCAGTTAACAACAAGTTCTTTGAGGACATGTCATTTATCATTGCTCTACGCTTATTCGTTATATCAAA GCATTTCGAAGGTGGCCAAAAAGGAAAGGCGTTAACGCTGTTTTTCACCAGGCCGCAGTCTACAATGCCATCTGGTTTGCCCATTTCTACTTCGTTTACGGGTTACTTATTGAGTGACAGTTTCAAGAACCGGCCCTCAAATTGTTTTACAAGCCCAGACGAAGTGACGTTGTGCCCAGATAATAAGCAGACTATGTACTGCCATCTTCTTTGCGGTCTTCGTCTGAGAGACGAAGTTGTGAATGTGACTGCTACCTTTGCTTCATCTTTGGTTGGAGCAATCACTTTTCTTGAAAGCTACTGGAAAGAAATGTGTAGCAATATCCGGTATGGTCATGTTAGCGAGTGGATCACCGACCTTAGTTGCAGAGACGCTGTTAATAACATCCTAGGAGGAGGTAACTCCGAATTAGCAGATCGGATTGAAGAAGAATGCAACACAAAATCTTGGGAAGGTATAATCACACGTCTTTGGCCTAAAGTAAAATTCATTCAAAGCACTGTTACAGGACAAAATTCTCAATGCATTCCAATGTTAGAGTTTTACTCCAACAATGTGCCTTTGATCTCCACGGTCTATGCATCTTCAGAAACAATGTTTGGGATAAATATGAATCCCTTCTGCAAACCACAAGATGTATCCTACACTTTTATTCCCACCTTATCCTACTTTGAATTCATACTTGCTGACGAAGGAAACAAAGGTGAAATTGTTGATCTTGGGAATGTCAAGATTGGGTCCTACTATGAGCCCTTGATCACAAATTATTACG gctTGCACAGATATAGAATGGGAGATATTCTACAAGTGTCTGGATTTTACAATGATGCACCTCAATTTAGGTTCGTTCGCAGGAAAAATGTGGTTCTAAGCGTCAGCTTGGAAGTGACAACTGAAGAAGACATTTTAAAGGCATTGAATAATGCAACACTTGTTCTTAAGAGTTCAGATTTAGTATTGATGGGATTCACATGCTATGCTGATATCTCCACTCTTCCAGGTCACTACATTTTTTACTGGGAACTCAAATCCAAAACCATCAGTGACATTGTTAAACTTGATAACAAAGTATTGGTGGAATGTTGTTGTGTAATGGAGGAATCTTTATGTGCTCTTTATCGAGAGCTGAGGAGTAATGATGGGTCTATTGGAGCTCTAGAGATTAGGGTTGTGCAACAGGAAACGTTTAATTCGCTGATGGAGCTTGCCATCTCTCAAGGTGCTTCCCCATCTCAGTACAAGACTCCTATTTGCATCAATTCTTCTGAAGCCTCAGCTGTTCTTGAAAGCAATGTCCTAGCTTGCTTTTTCAGTGATAAATCCCCAACTCTCTGA
- the LOC103844928 gene encoding autophagy-related protein 18f, with protein MTSQKQQPPTTSDAGVVSRSARTSFRAFSNCLRLISSGASTVARSAASSVNRDIVSPNDQVLWAGFDKLEKEGGYARRRVLLLAFHSGFQIWDVEDTDNVHLIVSAHDGKASFMQMLPNPEALADMFSDSRPLLAVCGDSSWEENSSIRQSVSDNPGSETLVPTNVHVYSLKSQSYVHTLKFRSIIYTVRCSSRIVAVLQASQISCFNAKTLEKEYMIVTNTISYGSFGVGYGPLAVGPRWIAYSGSRVADSSSTLFTPELITLSSSPNVAQFAMESSRQIASGILNIGMKSVGVTNDSVSEEDSIGMVIVKDMISKSVIAQFKAHKSPISALCFDPSGMLLVTASIQGHNINVFRIMPRSTASFVHLFRLQRGFTNAVIQDISFSNDSGLIVISSSRGTSHMFEIDPHRVGNAPVPLSAVNRIRSGNISGWMGTMSGAAAAAAGMVGGSLTGAAASTFCYCVEQNKNNRYGSAASGNSSKRSLLVFAPSGCMTQYPVGGSSRVSGFDFESGSEIEPIRRWSMLQNQCRREMQDQQHSDIYGGGTVSDSKSRVFPEIVRKQSAEESWKVTQKEDKHQMYMSEAELLMYQPSRLPLWGRRHFRFQELVLNRDDEESSNGGGGEMEIEGIQTRTIEARTRDLVPAWGYLHSPKSQQVMKESLQSPRNTTLGDHVAPTEDHGGESDPGVVHSKEGSSRSEEESSRSDEDSSISEEETQSKSVHNEEGIAEVKKLTEDEDDEEMH; from the exons atgactTCTCAGAAGCAGCAGCCGCCCACCACTTCCGACGCCGGAGTTGTGTCGCGATCAGCCAGAACCTCCTTTCGTGCTTTCTCCAACTGCCTTCGTCTTATTTCCTCTGGTGCCTCCACCGTTGCTCGCTCCGCCGCTTCCTCCGTTAACCGTGACATTGTATCTCCCAACGATCag GTACTATGGGCGGGGTTTGATAAACTAGAGAAAGAGGGTGGCTATGCTCGAAGAAGAGTTCTTCTACTAGCATTTCACTctggtttccaaatttgggATGTTGAAGATACAGACAACGTCCATCTCATAGTCTCTGCGCATGATGGCAAAGCATCCTTTATGCAAATGCTACCCAACCCGGAGGCCTTAGCCGACATGTTTTCTGATAGCCGTCCGCTTCTGGCTGTGTGTGGTGACTCTTCTTGGGAAGAGAACTCGAGTATAAGACAGAGCGTTTCTGACAACCCTGGAAGCGAAACTCTGGTGCCTACAAATGTGCATGTCTACTCGTTAAAGTCTCAGTCCTATGTGCATACGTTGAAGTTTCGGTCCATCATCTATACGGTTAGGTGCAGTTCTCGGATTGTTGCTGTGCTACAAGCATCTCAG ATAAGTTGCTTTAATGCTAAAACATTGGAGAAGGAATACATGATTGTCACTAACACCATCTCCTATGGCTCCTTTGGTGTTGGATATGGTCCTCTTGCTGTTGGTCCGCGATGGATTGCTTATAGCGGAAGTCGTGTTGCTGACTCAAGTTCCACACTTTTCACTCCAGAACTGATCACACTGTCATCATCACCCAATGTTGCACAATTTGCAATGGAATCGAGCAGGCAGATCGCTTCTGGGATCTTGAATATTGGTATGAAAAGCGTTGGAGTTACTAATGACAGTGTGTCAGAAGAGGACAGCATAGGAATGGTAATAGTCAAAGATATGATAAGCAAAAGCGTCATTGCGCAGTTTAAGGCACACAAGAGTCCTATCTCGGCTCTGTGCTTTGATCCAAGCGGCATGCTTTTGGTGACTGCTTCGATTCAGGGACACAATATTAATGTCTTTAGAATAATGCCGAGAAGCACTGCCTCTTTTGTGCATTTGTTCAGGCTTCAGCGTGGTTTTACTAATGCGGTGATACAAGACATCAGTTTCAGCAATGATAGCGGTTTGATAGTGATTAGCTCTTCAAGAGGGACGAGTCATATGTTTGAGATTGATCCTCATAGAGTGGGGAATGCTCCGGTTCCTCTATCGGCGGTTAATAGGATAAGAAGCGGAAACATCAGCGGATGGATGGGAACAATGAGCGGTGCTGCAGCTGCAGCTGCTGGAATGGTTGGTGGCTCTCTGACTGGTGCAGCCGCATCGACTTTCTGTTACTGCGTTGAACAGAACAAGAACAACCGGTATGGTTCTGCTGCTTCTGGTAATAGCTCAAAGAGGAGTCTTCTTGTTTTTGCTCCTTCTGGATGTATGACTCAGTATCCGGTTGGGGGTAGTAGTCGTGTGTCCGGGTTTGATTTTGAGTCTGGTTCGGAGATTGAACCGATACGAAGGTGGTCCATGCTACAAAACCAGTGTAGAAGAGAGATGCAAGATCAACAACACAGTGACATATATGGAGGTGGAACAGTTTCTGATTCTAAGAGTAGAGTGTTTCCTGAGATTGTTAGGAAGCAGAGTGCTGAGGAGTCATGGAAAGTGACTCAGAAAGAGGATAAGCATCAGATGTACATGTCTGAAGCAGAATTGCTAATGTATCAGCCGTCTCGGCTACCGTTATGGGGAAGGCGACAT TTTAGGTTTCAAGAGTTGGTGTTGAACCGGGATGATGAAGAGAGTAGTAATGGTGGAGGAGGGGAGATGGAGATTGAAGGAATCCAAACTCGAACGATTGAAGCAAGAACAAGAGATTTGGTTCCAGCCTGGGGCTATCTCCACTCTCCTAAATCACAACAAGTTATGAAAGA ATCATtgcagagtccaaggaacaCTACACTAGGTGATCATGTGGCTCCTACAGAGGATCATGGAGGAGAGTCCGACCCCGGAGTTGTACATAGCAAAGAAGGGAGCTCAAGATCAGAAGAAGAGAGTTCGAGATCTGATGAAGATAGCTCCATTTCAGAAGAAGAGACCCAAAGCAAGTCTGTACATAATGAAGAAGGTATTGCGGAGGTGAAGAAGCTTACTGAAGATGAGGATGACGAGGAGATGCACTAA
- the LOC103844930 gene encoding thiamine thiazole synthase, chloroplastic, with product MAAMTSTLSISSTKPQRLFDSSFHGSSISAAPVSVGLKPRSVSAVSVRASTAGYDLNAFTFAPIKESIVSREMTRRYMTDMITYAETDVVVVGAGSAGLSCAYEISKNPNVQVAIIEQSVSPGGGAWLGGQLFSAMIVRKPAHLFLDEIGVPYDEQDNYVVIKHAALFTSTIMSKLLARPNVKLFNAVAAEDLIVKGNRVGGVVTNWALVSMNHDTQSCMDPNVMEAKIVVSSCGHDGPFGATGVKRLKSIGLIDHVPGMKALDMNTAEDAIVRLTREVVPGMIVTGMEVAEIDGAPRMGPTFGAMMISGQKAAHLALKALGQPNVLDGSYVGNLSPELVLAAADSAETVDV from the exons atggCGGCCATGACTTCtactctctccatctcttccaCCAAGCCACAGAGGCTTTTCGACTCCTCTTTCCATGGCTCATCCATCTCCGCGGCTCCTGTCTCCGTTGGTCTCAAACCACGTTCGGTTTCTGCCGTCTCCGTTCGCGCCAGTACCGCTGGTTACGATCTTAATGCCTTCACGTTCGCTCCTATCAAGGAATCGATCGTGTCTCGCGAGATGACGAGGAGGTACATGACGGATATGATCACTTACGCCGAGACTGACGTCGTCGTCGTTGGTGCTGGTTCCGCTGGATTATCATGCGCTTACGAGATCAGTAAGAACCCTAACGTTCAGGTTGCGATCATCGAACAATCTGTTAGTCCCGGTGGTGGCGCGTGGCTCGGTGGTCAGCTTTTCTCCGCCATG ATTGTGCGCAAACCAGCTCACCTGTTCCTTGACGAGATCGGTGTACCCTACGATGAGCAAGACAACTACGTCGTGATCAAGCACGCCGCTCTCTTCACATCCACCATCATGAGCAAGCTCTTGGCTCGTCCTAACGTGAAGCTCTTCAACGCGGTCGCAGCCGAGGATCTGATTGTGAAAGGAAACAGAGTCGGTGGTGTGGTGACAAACTGGGCTCTTGTGTCGATGAACCACGACACACAGTCTTGCATGGACCCTAACGTCATGGAGGCCAAGATTGTCGTCAGCTCGTGTGGTCACGATGGTCCTTTTGGAGCCACCGGTGTGAAGAGGTTGAAGAGCATTGGGTTGATCGATCATGTTCCTGGAATGAAGGCTCTTGACATGAACACAGCTGAAGACGCGATTGTGAGATTGACTAGGGAGGTTGTTCCCGGTATGATCGTGACCGGTATGGAAGTCGCAGAGATCGATGGCGCACCAAGAATG GGACCAACATTCGGAGCTATGATGATATCGGGACAGAAGGCGGCACATCTTGCTCTGAAAGCTTTGGGACAGCCTAATGTTTTGGATGGATCCTACGTTGGAAACCTAAGCCCTGAGCTGGTCTTAGCTGCTGCTG